A single genomic interval of Patescibacteria group bacterium harbors:
- a CDS encoding DNA methyltransferase has protein sequence MKKVKTGEIFRLGNNRLACGDVNDKELLKRLIGEDKITAIISDVPYGVGYVESKSGFKQKLGCEKIIANDQAQSDEEYRDFTIQWLENIKPYLARKNAVYIFNSDKMIFALREAMLQAKYKFTQLLIWVKSQAVIGRLDYLPQHELIAYGWYGAHDFRHSQDKSVLFYPKPNKSKLHSTMKPVGLLRRLILNSTKINDFVFDGFAGSGSLLIGCEQTKRKCLLVEIDEGHCSTIIARWEKIAGLKSEKI, from the coding sequence ATGAAAAAAGTTAAAACGGGAGAAATTTTCCGCTTGGGCAATAATCGATTGGCCTGCGGCGATGTTAATGATAAGGAATTATTAAAACGCCTTATCGGCGAGGATAAAATTACCGCGATTATTTCCGATGTTCCCTATGGAGTTGGCTACGTCGAGAGCAAATCAGGGTTCAAGCAAAAATTGGGCTGTGAAAAAATCATTGCCAACGACCAGGCGCAAAGCGACGAAGAATATCGCGACTTCACGATTCAGTGGCTGGAAAACATAAAACCGTATCTGGCCAGAAAAAATGCCGTCTATATTTTTAACAGCGACAAGATGATTTTCGCCTTGCGAGAGGCAATGCTTCAGGCCAAATACAAATTCACCCAGTTGCTCATTTGGGTTAAATCACAAGCGGTAATTGGCCGCTTGGATTATCTGCCCCAGCATGAATTAATCGCCTATGGCTGGTATGGCGCCCATGACTTCCGCCACTCCCAGGATAAGAGCGTCTTGTTCTATCCTAAACCAAATAAAAGCAAATTGCACAGTACCATGAAACCGGTCGGATTATTAAGGCGCTTAATCCTCAACAGCACCAAAATAAACGATTTTGTCTTTGATGGGTTTGCCGGCAGCGGATCGCTTTTAATCGGGTGCGAACAAACTAAAAGAAAATGTCTATTAGTCGAAATAGACGAAGGCCATTGTTCAACTATTATCGCCCGCTGGGAAAAAATCGCAGGCTTAAAATCTGAAAAAATATGA
- a CDS encoding DNA modification methylase, producing the protein MKKINPKIIMVPPAQLKAAEYNPRRLTASQEKVLTRSIETYQLLDPIVANRFKGRENVIISGHQRWKIAQKLNYKEVPVIFVNLNPKKEKDLNLLMNKAQGEWDLELLKNFEIETLLDVGFDSEEIGAIWNDVLEIEDDDFQEEKELEKIKETSIKTGDLFQLGSHRLLCADSTDQNNGKILLAGERASMVYCDSPYNISLDYAKGLGGKQNYGGQVNDNKTDAEFREFTKQAMQTALSVSKPDLHFFWYCDQKYVGMIQALYAELGIKYQRTCLWMKNGFNVTPQVAFNKCYEPVVYGIKNKPYVAPINNLNEILNKEIGTGNRTIEDILDLLDIWLVKRLPGQDYEHPTSKPPTLHEKALRRCTKINDIVLDLFGGSGSTLIACEQLKRRAYLIEKDQIFCQLIINRFEKLSGLRAKKLNKAKYNHEKS; encoded by the coding sequence ATGAAGAAAATCAATCCTAAGATCATAATGGTGCCTCCGGCACAGCTCAAGGCGGCCGAATATAATCCTCGACGCCTTACGGCCAGCCAGGAAAAAGTATTAACCAGAAGCATTGAAACTTACCAGCTTCTGGATCCAATCGTCGCCAACCGATTCAAAGGGCGCGAGAACGTGATAATTTCTGGCCACCAAAGATGGAAAATCGCCCAAAAATTAAATTACAAAGAAGTGCCGGTCATTTTCGTAAATTTAAATCCCAAAAAGGAAAAAGATTTGAATTTATTAATGAACAAGGCGCAAGGAGAATGGGATCTTGAGCTATTGAAAAACTTTGAAATCGAAACCTTGCTGGACGTGGGTTTTGATTCCGAAGAAATCGGCGCAATCTGGAATGACGTTTTAGAAATCGAGGACGACGATTTTCAAGAAGAAAAGGAATTAGAAAAAATAAAGGAGACCAGCATTAAAACAGGCGACCTTTTCCAGTTAGGCAGCCATCGCCTCCTCTGCGCCGATTCGACCGATCAGAATAACGGAAAAATTCTGTTGGCCGGAGAGCGAGCCAGCATGGTCTACTGCGATAGCCCCTATAATATTTCCCTCGACTACGCTAAAGGCTTGGGCGGAAAACAAAACTACGGCGGACAAGTCAATGACAACAAAACCGACGCAGAATTCAGAGAGTTTACCAAACAGGCAATGCAAACCGCCTTGTCGGTCAGCAAGCCGGATCTGCATTTTTTCTGGTATTGCGATCAGAAGTATGTGGGCATGATCCAAGCGCTGTATGCCGAACTCGGCATAAAATACCAGCGAACCTGCCTCTGGATGAAAAATGGATTTAATGTAACCCCGCAAGTCGCTTTCAACAAATGCTATGAGCCAGTAGTTTACGGCATTAAAAACAAGCCCTACGTAGCGCCGATCAACAACCTTAATGAAATCCTAAACAAAGAAATCGGCACCGGCAACCGAACAATCGAAGATATTCTCGATCTTCTTGATATCTGGCTGGTTAAACGTCTGCCCGGGCAGGATTATGAGCACCCAACATCAAAGCCGCCGACTCTACATGAAAAAGCCCTCAGACGATGCACCAAGATCAATGACATCGTGCTTGATCTGTTCGGCGGATCAGGATCGACGCTGATCGCTTGCGAGCAATTAAAACGGCGGGCATACCTAATCGAAAAGGATCAAATTTTTTGCCAATTAATAATTAATCGCTTTGAAAAGCTTAGTGGCCTGAGGGCCAAGAAGCTCAACAAGGCAAAATACAACCATGAAAAAAGTTAA
- a CDS encoding S24 family peptidase, whose amino-acid sequence MNENQQKILKLALKEDISKLTPMEIARKTGIDHVFKVQYHMDQLRKKGLLYFNKKDKKSEVAKSGSFVIDKLLRIPIVGAANCGPATELAHENIEGYLSVSKEFLPKADQNSLMAVRAVGESLNKAKIDGESVESGDYVIVDCNRTPEPGDYVLSVIDDAANFKKFYKTGDEVRLVSESTLDIPPIVLHKKDLDSIGYAVNGVAIKVFKK is encoded by the coding sequence ATGAACGAAAATCAGCAAAAAATTCTCAAACTTGCTTTAAAAGAGGATATAAGCAAGTTGACCCCAATGGAAATAGCTAGAAAAACGGGCATTGATCACGTCTTCAAAGTTCAATACCATATGGATCAACTTAGAAAAAAGGGCTTGCTTTATTTCAATAAAAAAGACAAAAAAAGCGAAGTTGCCAAGAGTGGATCGTTTGTTATTGATAAACTTTTACGCATTCCGATTGTTGGCGCGGCTAATTGTGGTCCGGCTACCGAACTGGCTCATGAAAACATAGAAGGATATTTGAGTGTATCCAAAGAATTTTTGCCTAAGGCAGACCAGAATAGCTTGATGGCGGTCCGAGCAGTTGGCGAATCGTTAAATAAAGCCAAAATTGATGGCGAGAGCGTCGAGAGCGGCGATTATGTTATTGTCGACTGCAATAGAACCCCAGAGCCCGGTGATTACGTCTTGTCGGTTATTGATGATGCCGCCAATTTTAAAAAGTTCTATAAGACCGGAGACGAGGTTAGGCTTGTATCGGAATCGACCCTAGACATTCCGCCCATCGTTTTACACAAAAAAGATTTAGACTCTATCGGCTACGCCGTTAACGGCGTAGCGATAAAGGTATTTAAAAAATAA